A genomic segment from Triticum dicoccoides isolate Atlit2015 ecotype Zavitan chromosome 1A, WEW_v2.0, whole genome shotgun sequence encodes:
- the LOC119351159 gene encoding mitochondrial import inner membrane translocase subunit Tim9-like: MDTTGAAAAAAGGGGGSEEEDQARLAAITDNLKARDSIRLYTWLSHRCFSDCVTTFYRKTLGKREGDCVRACVRKYQLATAASAARFNKLADPSAAADDDDEDD; encoded by the exons ATGGACACCACcggcgccgcagccgccgccgccggcggaggCGGAGGCAGCGAGGAGGAGGACCAGGCCCGCCTGGCCGCCATCACCGACAACCTCAAGGCCCGTGACTC GATCCGGCTATATACCTGGCTCTCGCACCGGTGCTTCTCCGACTGCGTCACCACCTTCTACCGCAAGACGCTGGGCAAGCGCGAGGGGGACTGCGTCCGCGCCTGCGTCCGCAAGTACCAGCTCGCCACCGCCGCGTCCGCCGCCCGCTTCAAcaagctcgccgacccctccgccgccgccgacgacgacgacgaggatgactgA